A region from the Desulfobacteraceae bacterium genome encodes:
- a CDS encoding universal stress protein encodes MLPWKTILCPTDFSAPSHEAIQAGVELATHFNTGLILLNVITPVPVVATAYDHQVFNVPTYQHDLETHAEAQLKNIATRLLAEAPGLTVSTRTIVFEPAYGIVQAAAEVKADLIVIATHGQSGWRRFLFGSVTEKVVKMAACPVLTIRAPEGEDEPAQASPDNQGP; translated from the coding sequence ATGCTGCCCTGGAAGACCATTCTGTGCCCGACGGATTTCAGCGCCCCAAGCCATGAGGCCATCCAGGCCGGCGTGGAACTGGCGACGCACTTCAACACCGGGCTGATCCTGCTCAACGTCATCACCCCGGTACCGGTGGTGGCCACCGCCTACGACCACCAGGTTTTCAACGTGCCCACCTACCAGCATGATCTGGAAACCCACGCCGAAGCGCAGCTGAAGAATATCGCCACCCGTCTGTTGGCCGAGGCGCCGGGCTTGACGGTCAGCACCCGGACCATCGTTTTCGAACCGGCCTACGGCATCGTCCAGGCCGCAGCGGAGGTCAAAGCCGACCTGATCGTCATCGCCACCCACGGCCAGTCCGGTTGGCGCCGATTTCTTTTCGGCTCGGTGACCGAAAAGGTCGTTAAGATGGCGGCCTGCCCGGTGCTGACCATCCGGGCCCCGGAGGGTGAAGACGAACCGGCGCAAGCCTCCCCCGACAACCAGGGTCCCTGA
- a CDS encoding aminotransferase class I/II-fold pyridoxal phosphate-dependent enzyme, with product MPATAHRLDRFTESVIREMTRIADAAQAINLSQGFPDFDPPAELLAAARRAIDENCHQYAVTWGAPEFRRALARKQSHWMGLALDPETHLVVTCGSTEAMMVAIMTACNPGEKVIVFSPFYENYGADTILCGAEPVFVPLHPPDFHFDPDELRRAFARGVKALVLCNPANPSGKVFSRAELQTIADLAAEFDAFVITDEVYEHIVYPPHRHTYFASLPGMFARTISCSSLSKTYSITGWRLGYVIAAPEVIAGARKVHDFLTVGAAAPLQAAAVKALEFPPTYYDDLLARYSRKRDLFLGFLERAGLRYTTPQGAYYVLVDISEFGFKDDTAFCRWLVREIGVAGVPGSSFFHEPVHNLVRMHFAKRDETLAAAGERLLRLRQKG from the coding sequence ATGCCCGCAACCGCCCATCGCCTCGACCGCTTTACCGAATCGGTCATCCGCGAGATGACCCGCATCGCCGACGCGGCCCAGGCCATCAACCTCTCCCAGGGGTTTCCCGACTTCGACCCGCCGGCGGAGCTGCTGGCGGCGGCGCGGCGCGCCATCGACGAAAACTGCCACCAGTACGCCGTCACCTGGGGGGCGCCCGAGTTCCGCCGCGCCCTGGCGCGCAAGCAGAGCCACTGGATGGGGCTGGCGCTGGACCCCGAAACCCACCTGGTGGTCACCTGCGGCAGCACCGAGGCCATGATGGTGGCCATCATGACGGCCTGCAACCCGGGGGAAAAGGTGATCGTCTTCTCGCCCTTCTATGAAAACTACGGCGCCGACACAATCCTCTGCGGAGCCGAGCCGGTTTTCGTGCCGCTGCACCCACCGGACTTTCATTTTGACCCCGATGAACTGCGACGCGCCTTTGCCCGGGGCGTCAAGGCCCTGGTGCTGTGCAATCCCGCCAACCCCTCCGGCAAGGTCTTCAGCCGCGCGGAGCTGCAGACCATCGCCGATCTGGCTGCCGAGTTCGACGCCTTCGTGATCACCGACGAGGTCTACGAGCACATCGTCTATCCCCCCCACCGGCACACCTATTTCGCCAGCCTGCCGGGGATGTTCGCGCGCACAATCTCCTGCAGCTCGCTTTCCAAGACCTATTCCATCACCGGCTGGCGCCTGGGATACGTCATCGCCGCCCCGGAGGTCATCGCCGGGGCGCGCAAGGTCCACGACTTCCTGACAGTGGGCGCCGCCGCCCCGCTGCAGGCCGCGGCGGTCAAGGCCCTGGAGTTCCCGCCGACCTATTACGACGACCTTCTGGCGCGCTACAGCCGCAAGCGCGACCTCTTCCTGGGCTTCCTCGAGCGCGCCGGTCTGCGCTACACGACCCCTCAGGGGGCCTACTACGTGCTGGTGGACATCTCCGAATTCGGCTTCAAGGACGATACGGCCTTCTGCCGCTGGCTGGTCCGGGAAATCGGCGTCGCCGGCGTGCCGGGATCTAGTTTTTTCCACGAGCCGGTCCACAACCTGGTCCGGATGCACTTCGCCAAACGCGACGAGACCCTGGCGGCGGCCGGCGAGCGCCTGCTGAGGCTGCGACAAAAGGGCTGA
- a CDS encoding TrkH family potassium uptake protein, with amino-acid sequence MRNPAFLRARYAGIIRLTGGITGLIGLVLLSPLAGLFFFPEEAALAGGFALPGVIVTAVGGLLVGGLRSRVVAELTYAEGATIIVMAWLTAVVAGAVPFWMLLELSFTQALFESTSGWTTTGLSVLDVAAAPRLILLFRSILQYTGGAGFAVIMLSALAGPAGTGIGAAEGRPAGLAPNVRRSAELVLKLYSGYALCGILALHLAGMGWFDAVNHALTAVSTGGFSTRPESIGYWNSPSVEAVTIVLMLLGGTNFLTAYMLLTGHFAYVRRNGELHLLLILVVVGVPLILLTGAGHLYPSWPPALRSAVFETVSALSTTGFSTTGYGGWNAGGLLLLTFLMVVGGGTGSTAGGIKLHRVYLLIRGLVWEFRRQILPEKAVSAPYLWQGNQRRFITDDELRHSGLFLFLYLCCWASGSLVVCSWGYPVADGLFEFASAVGTVGLSVGVTTAGTPPAVLWTQIGGMLLGRLEFFTVILGVIKLVRDARVMLRADRSQRR; translated from the coding sequence ATGCGCAACCCGGCCTTTCTGCGTGCGCGCTATGCCGGAATTATTCGGCTCACCGGCGGGATCACCGGACTGATCGGACTGGTCCTGCTCTCGCCGCTGGCCGGCCTGTTTTTTTTCCCTGAGGAAGCCGCGCTGGCCGGGGGCTTCGCCCTGCCGGGCGTAATCGTCACGGCAGTGGGGGGGCTGCTGGTCGGCGGGCTGCGCTCCCGGGTGGTGGCGGAACTGACCTATGCCGAGGGCGCCACGATCATCGTGATGGCCTGGTTGACGGCCGTCGTGGCGGGGGCGGTGCCGTTCTGGATGCTGCTGGAGCTGAGCTTCACCCAGGCCCTCTTTGAATCCACCAGCGGTTGGACCACCACCGGTCTCTCGGTGCTGGATGTGGCCGCCGCGCCGCGCCTGATTCTGCTCTTTCGCAGCATTCTGCAGTACACCGGCGGGGCCGGTTTCGCCGTTATCATGCTGAGCGCCCTGGCCGGTCCGGCCGGCACCGGGATCGGGGCCGCCGAGGGGCGGCCTGCCGGGCTGGCGCCCAATGTCCGGCGCTCGGCCGAGCTGGTCCTCAAGCTCTACAGCGGCTATGCCCTTTGCGGCATCCTGGCCCTGCACCTCGCCGGTATGGGCTGGTTCGATGCCGTCAACCACGCCCTGACCGCGGTGTCTACCGGGGGGTTTTCGACCCGTCCGGAGTCCATCGGTTACTGGAACAGTCCGTCCGTTGAGGCGGTCACCATCGTGCTGATGCTCCTGGGGGGTACCAACTTCCTGACTGCCTACATGCTGCTGACAGGCCATTTCGCCTATGTGCGGCGCAACGGCGAGCTGCATCTTCTGCTGATCCTGGTCGTGGTCGGGGTGCCCCTGATTTTGTTGACCGGGGCCGGCCACCTCTACCCGAGCTGGCCCCCGGCCCTGCGCAGCGCCGTGTTCGAGACGGTTTCGGCGCTCTCCACCACCGGTTTTTCAACCACCGGCTACGGCGGTTGGAATGCCGGCGGCCTGCTGCTGCTGACGTTTTTGATGGTGGTCGGCGGCGGGACCGGCTCCACCGCCGGCGGGATCAAGCTGCACCGGGTTTACCTGCTGATTAGGGGGCTGGTCTGGGAGTTCCGACGCCAGATCCTGCCGGAAAAGGCGGTCAGCGCCCCCTACCTCTGGCAGGGGAACCAGCGCCGGTTCATCACCGATGACGAACTGCGCCACTCCGGTCTTTTTCTTTTCCTGTACCTCTGCTGTTGGGCGTCCGGCAGTCTGGTGGTGTGCTCCTGGGGCTATCCGGTGGCGGATGGGCTGTTTGAATTCGCCAGCGCCGTGGGGACGGTTGGGCTGTCGGTGGGGGTGACCACCGCCGGCACCCCGCCGGCGGTCCTCTGGACCCAGATCGGGGGGATGCTGCTGGGGCGTCTGGAGTTTTTCACCGTCATCCTGGGGGTCATCAAGCTCGTTCGCGACGCTCGGGTGATGCTGCGCGCGGACCGCTCTCAACGCCGCTGA
- a CDS encoding chemotaxis protein CheW, which translates to MQEFKPSGDKGGKYLTFLLGDEEYGIAILKIKEIIGMMPITYVPQTPEFVKGVINLRGKVIPVIDLRLKFGLESVEHTDRTCIIVVEIQGPVAMIQIGLVVDTVSEVLNIRAEDIEDAPTFGARLKTDYILGMGKVEKGVKILLDIDKVLNTDELSLLQEAA; encoded by the coding sequence ATGCAAGAGTTCAAACCCAGCGGGGACAAAGGCGGCAAATATCTGACGTTTCTACTCGGGGACGAGGAGTACGGGATCGCGATCTTGAAAATCAAGGAAATCATCGGCATGATGCCGATCACCTATGTCCCCCAGACCCCGGAATTCGTGAAAGGGGTGATCAACCTGCGGGGCAAGGTCATCCCGGTGATCGACCTGCGGCTGAAGTTCGGCCTGGAATCCGTCGAACACACCGACCGGACCTGCATCATCGTGGTGGAGATTCAGGGTCCGGTAGCCATGATCCAGATCGGCCTGGTGGTGGACACGGTTTCGGAGGTGCTCAATATCCGCGCCGAGGACATCGAGGACGCACCGACCTTCGGCGCCCGCCTCAAAACCGATTACATCCTCGGCATGGGCAAGGTTGAAAAGGGCGTCAAAATTTTGCTGGACATCGACAAGGTCCTGAACACGGACGAACTGAGCCTGCTGCAGGAAGCCGCCTGA
- a CDS encoding CBS domain-containing protein produces MKTIKVKEMMIPLAKYATVNQEATFYEAVLALEEAQKKFDGLYRHRAILVLDDEGHAVGKIGQDDLIRGLEPGNKGIEDFRTPSYSGFSPTYFKSVIEKYHLWEAPLAEICKKAAEIKARDLMHTPVEGETVDEEATLNEAIHQLIMARHQSLLVTRNGKIVGIFRMTDVFHKICEEVKACKF; encoded by the coding sequence ATGAAAACCATCAAGGTCAAAGAGATGATGATTCCGCTCGCCAAATATGCCACCGTCAACCAGGAGGCGACCTTTTACGAAGCGGTCCTGGCGCTGGAGGAGGCCCAGAAAAAGTTCGACGGCCTCTACCGGCATCGGGCGATCCTGGTTCTGGACGACGAGGGGCACGCGGTGGGCAAAATCGGTCAGGATGACCTGATCCGGGGCTTGGAGCCGGGCAACAAGGGGATCGAAGATTTCAGAACCCCATCATACAGCGGGTTCAGCCCCACCTACTTCAAGTCGGTGATTGAAAAGTATCACCTCTGGGAGGCGCCGCTGGCGGAAATTTGCAAAAAAGCCGCCGAAATCAAGGCCAGAGATCTCATGCACACCCCCGTGGAGGGGGAAACCGTGGACGAAGAGGCGACCCTCAACGAGGCCATCCACCAGCTGATCATGGCCCGCCACCAGTCTTTGCTGGTGACCCGCAATGGTAAAATCGTGGGAATTTTCCGGATGACCGATGTCTTCCACAAAATCTGCGAAGAGGTCAAGGCCTGCAAGTTCTGA
- a CDS encoding aminotransferase class V-fold PLP-dependent enzyme, with translation MITYPIPMVPGPVRVPPAVMAAYRIAYGSADLEEEFFRLYADTEARLQTLLGTGHPVVLQTGEGMLALWSALKSCLVPGDRVLAVATGVFGYGIGEMARALGCEVRTLGLPYDQTLDDLTALEEALRAFKPKMITAVHCETPSGTLNPIADLGRLKEQLQIPLLYVDAVASAGGTPVEADAWGIDLCLCASQKCLSAPADMAFLSVSPRAWDVIAAVDYAGYDALKPFRTALKDRYFPYTPNWQGVAALNAAAGLLLEEGLVRSFARHERVAAYCRQELVRLGLELFPAPSAVPSPTVTAVKLPAGESWPAFDAALRRHGLVVAGSYGPLAGKVFRLGHMGSQADLTLVKKAVAVIAAVL, from the coding sequence ATGATAACCTACCCGATCCCCATGGTCCCCGGACCGGTGCGGGTGCCGCCCGCCGTCATGGCGGCCTACCGGATTGCCTACGGATCCGCCGATCTGGAAGAGGAGTTTTTCCGGCTTTACGCCGACACCGAGGCCCGTCTGCAAACCCTCCTGGGAACCGGCCACCCGGTGGTCCTGCAGACCGGGGAGGGTATGCTGGCCCTCTGGAGCGCCCTGAAAAGCTGCCTGGTTCCCGGCGACCGGGTGCTGGCCGTGGCCACCGGGGTCTTCGGCTACGGCATCGGCGAAATGGCCCGCGCCCTGGGCTGCGAGGTCCGCACGCTGGGGCTGCCCTACGATCAAACCCTCGACGATTTGACGGCCCTGGAAGAGGCCCTGAGAGCCTTTAAGCCCAAAATGATCACCGCGGTCCACTGCGAGACCCCGTCGGGGACCTTGAACCCTATCGCCGATTTGGGCCGCCTCAAAGAGCAGCTGCAAATCCCGCTGCTCTACGTGGACGCGGTGGCCAGTGCGGGCGGAACCCCGGTGGAAGCCGATGCCTGGGGGATCGATCTGTGCCTGTGCGCTTCGCAGAAATGCCTTTCAGCACCGGCCGACATGGCCTTTCTATCGGTCAGCCCACGGGCCTGGGATGTGATCGCGGCGGTCGACTACGCGGGCTACGATGCCCTCAAGCCCTTCCGCACGGCGCTCAAGGACCGCTACTTTCCTTACACCCCCAACTGGCAGGGGGTGGCGGCGCTGAACGCCGCCGCCGGTCTGTTGCTGGAGGAAGGGCTGGTGCGGAGCTTCGCGCGCCACGAGCGGGTGGCGGCATACTGCCGGCAGGAATTGGTGCGCCTGGGGCTGGAACTCTTTCCGGCGCCTTCGGCGGTCCCCTCGCCCACCGTGACCGCCGTCAAACTGCCGGCGGGCGAATCCTGGCCCGCCTTCGATGCGGCCCTGCGCCGCCATGGCCTGGTGGTGGCGGGCAGCTACGGGCCGCTGGCGGGAAAAGTCTTCCGGCTGGGCCACATGGGCAGCCAGGCCGACTTAACGCTGGTGAAAAAAGCGGTCGCGGTCATCGCCGCGGTGCTGTGA